A region from the Vibrio sp. SS-MA-C1-2 genome encodes:
- a CDS encoding DUF1107 family protein — MRMFKQYIPSSVAKHISRLFKGRLYIDGRGGYEFNHGQLQIPANPKEHHYLTVKEVNQEIDRLRSH; from the coding sequence GTGAGAATGTTTAAACAATATATTCCTAGTTCTGTTGCAAAACATATCAGTCGATTATTTAAAGGTAGATTATATATAGATGGTAGAGGGGGCTATGAATTTAATCATGGTCAACTCCAGATCCCAGCAAACCCTAAAGAGCATCATTACCTCACTGTTAAAGAGGTCAATCAAGAGATAGATAGATTGCGTTCGCACTAA